CCGGTTCGCGTTCAAAAACGCTCCCCAACGTGGTCGATTCTGAACGGGGATGAAATGGACGCGGCACTCGACTCGCTTCTGACCGAATTGAACGACCCGGACGCGGACGTGCGGCGAAGGGCCGTCTTCCGCGTGTCCGCAGCTCTCTCGGATAACCCCACAGTTCGTGCGGCCGTCCTCGGCGCGCTCAACGACTCGGTGTGGTGCGTGCGCGAAGCGGCGGCGAGTGTTGTGGCGCAACTCCCCGATGCGGACGGGAGCATTTATGCTCCACTCTTCGCGTTAACGCTACGCGATCCGAGTCCACACGTCCGACGCGCGGCGGCAGCGGCAATCGGCCCGCGTATCCGCCCCGAACACGATTACGGTCGCGCGGTCCGTCACGTCTTCGAGCGCCAGCGCATTCGTGCGGCCGCGGCTTTAGGTCACATCGCGTCCGAATGCACTGGGGAAGCGGTTCCGTTACTCGCACTGTGCCTCGCCGACGCGCACCCCAAAGTGCGTCTCACCGGGCTGCGTGCCCTGACGCAGTGGGAACCGGGCGCGGTATTACCGTTACTCCCAACAATCGTGCGGAAGTGTGCGGAAGCCGATACCAACATCGCGAGCGCCGCACGCGACGTCTGTCTGCGTGTGCTGAACGACCCGGCAGCGGAATTACTGCGCCCGCTACTCCCGTACCCCGGAACGAACGACGTGGCCGGCGCGCGGACGGCGATTGCGGCGTTACCCACCGCTCACGCACTGCGACGGACTTGGGAATCACTACCACCACCGACGGAAGAACACCAAACAGCCCATCGGTTCGCCAGGCACCTCGCTACCGTATGCGAGCGCGTGCTGACCGAACCCGGTAACCCGCGCCAACCGAAAGCCCCGTGACGGGACTTGCACCCGCCATCTCCGGCTCCGAAGGCCGGCGTCTTGCTCGTTAAACGATCGGGGCGAATGCACCGAGAGGGACTTGCACCCCCGTCCCCGCTTTAGCAAAGCGGCGTCTTACTCGTTAGACGATCGGTGCGACACATCAGATCCCCGTGAGGAACGTGCGACGTCACCCGGTCCAGTCGCTCTCGTAGATCGAGTCGTGCGGCACCCCGGCCATCCGCAGGTAGACCGACAGGATGCCGCGGTGGTGAGCGGTATGGCTGAACACCCACTTCCGCAGGCAGTCGCCCTTCGTCATGGTGAACAGCACCTGCCCGCCCGCCTTCATCGTCCACGTCTCGGCCATCACCGCGTCCGGTGTCCCCTTCAAGGCGGCCAACGATCCGGCCAGGTTCGCGTCGAAGTGCTGCAAGAGTTGGGCAACGTTCTTCTTCGTGGGCGGAGGTACGGCCTCACCTCCGGGCGGGGCGATGTCCAGTTCGGGCTGTTGGAGGAGGATCGGCCCCCACCCGGCGATCTCGGCCAGGTGGCTCGCGTTCCAGCCGATGGTCCGGAGCCCGCTCCCCGGCGACCAGTCCAACTTGTCGTCCGGCACCCGGGCCAGCAGCTTCCGAGTGACGGCCATCTCGCGGGTGAATTCCGGCACCATCAATTCTGAAATCAGCATGTTCGCTCCTTTGCGGCTCGGGCAAAGAGCGATTGTATCGGCGCCCGGTGAACCTTCGTAGCGGCCCTACTCTGCGGCTCCGCACGTTGCGGTCCGTTCCGATCCAGCCCGCTACACCACCGTCTGGACCGGCCCGCCGGCTCGTTCGCCTGTTTCGCGACTGCTACGACTCGTTCCCCAGCGCTGCAGCCAGGGTCGACGCGCTGGTGTCGTAAGCCGTGTCCCCGCTCCCCCGAAGCGAGCGGTCGTTTCGCCACGCGACCAGGGTCGCTCGCAGCGCCAGGTCCGCGAACACCGCCGTCACCACGAGCAGTTTGGCCAGGAAGTCGATCACGAGCCGGAACGATGCCAGATCAAAGGCATAAATCACCGACTTCGACTCGGCCATCGCGGTCTGAACGTCCTCCAAACCGATCTCGTCGTCGTCGGCCAGGGCGTCGAGTTTGGTGGACACGGCCGCCTCCCGGTCGAACCCGACCACCCGCAGCCCGGCCACTTTACTCGTCAGAGCGAACGCCACCAGTAGCGCGATGCCAGTAAGCCCAGTGATCCCGACGATCCGCTTCACCCGGCCGATCCGGGCGGCATCGGCATCGGTCAGGTGCGGGCGAACGAACACCCGGCCGAACACCGAGTACAGCGTCGGGCTGCCGGCCCACAGGAGCACCCCGAGCACCAACAGCGGACTGCGGGCGGCGTGGTTCGCCACCGCCAGAAGGACGAGCCAGAACAGCAGGAACGCCGGCGCGACGGTGACCAACAGCCACCCCGGTAACTGGGCCGCGGGCACCAGTGTCTTCACCCGCAGGCACCCGTTCACCGCACCGGGAATGAGCGCCAGCACCGCCGGCAGGAGCAGCAGGTACCCGCCCCCGGACAGCACGAACTCGACGAGCGTTTCCTCCATCGCCACGGCCTTCTCCGTCACCGCCGGGTCCACGGGAGCGGGCTTTGAATCGGGCTTCTCGTCATCGTCGTCGTCATCATCCGTGTTTTTGGAAGGCGGGACCGTCGCGGGCGAGGACGGCTTGGCGGCGAGCTTGGCAACGGACTCCGGGGTGACGGGCTGGACGTGGTAGATCAGTCCGACCGGGAGCAGCGCGTACACGAACGGTAACAAAAAGGTTGCGGCCCATGCCGCAATGAGGAGCAACGCACCCGCCCCCGGCCGGGTCCACCGCATCGCCCCGACCAGTGCGGCCAGCGGTAGCGCCCCCGCGGCGACCAGCCAGGCCACCTCCAACCCCTTGCCGAAGACCGTGTATTCACCCATTCCCCCCGTGGCGAGGTCCACAACGGCGAGGGCGAACGCGACGGCCGATACGGTAGCCGCGACGAGGAGCAGGCTCCGCCGCCAGACCGCGTACCTTTGGGCCACTGGCTCCGTCAAACCGGCAGCCGCGAGCCGCTCGGACTCGGGCTGTGAAGGGACAACCCGCCCGAGGTGCCATGCGAACGCACGGGCCAGGTGTGTAAGAGGCGACGCCGATGTGGGCATGGGTGACCGCGGCCGTTGAGTTTGTGGCAGTTGCGGATAGTTCGGATTGGGTAAGTCCGAGCCGCATCAACTGACCATAGATCACGTAACTACGGCAGGGCGAGATGATTGCGCTGATTTGTTCGGGCTGCAACGAACCCCAACGTCGCCCCCGTTGTGCTGCACAAGTCTGTTCCGATGAATCACGTAGAGTTGTGGGACGGGCGGTCCGACGTGGCCACGCTGGAGCGTTGGGGCGGCGAAACCCCGCGAGCGAGTCACACGAAGCCCGTGGGCAGAGCGACTCATTTCGGGATCAGTTGATGACGAACTGTCGGAGCCGAAGATCGTACAGGTCACCGATGAGGAACTCGAACCGCACGCCGGGCCATTCGGCCTCCCAGCATTTCAGCACGTTCGCGCCCCATTCGGGTGTCAGCTTCCACGCGCGCTGTTTCTTCACAACCATCAGACGGCAGTCGAGAGCGCCGTCGTCAGTTGGACCCGTGTGACCGGGTGCTCGCGCCGGATCGCGTCGCCGTGTGCGAGCCAGTCGTCGGCGCCGCAGGTGACGCACTCGACGAACCCGCGAACGATGCCGCCCGTGGTGACGCGCACGCTCCGCGGCAAGCGGTGCCATTTGTTCACCGATAGTTCCGGGACGTAAGCGAGCAGCTCCTGAAACTTGGCGGCGCAGTACTCACAATCGTCCGGGTGAGCCACGGGGGCACCACCGCCACCGTCAGTTACCAGGCACGTCGGTATTTGTGCCTTGGCCACCGATGCCCGAACGAAAGCTCCCCGCTTGTCGTCCCCGTTTCTCTCGCACCACTCCGCAAACGCCAGCCTCACCCCGTCGTGCTCCGGGTGCTTGACCACCAGTTCCAAGAGCGCGACTCGCGCATCCTCGTGCTCTTCGGTCATGCGGTCCAATAGCGCGCAGTGCCCGACCGATTCGAGCGGGTTCGCGAGCACGTAAGCGACGGTGTCGTCGAGAGTGGTCATACCTTGCAGTTCCTCACCCGGGTCAGCAACTCGTACACCGGGCCGTCGTTGTGGGCGCGGTACAGAACGTCCCGGGACTGGTCCGCAGCATTCTACCACCGACGAAACGGACTTGCAGCCGGCCGAGCGAGCCCGTCACCGTCCCGGGCTCCAGGAAGTCGAGCGGAGCCCGTCACCGTCCACGGCGAGGTGCGCGGCGGCGGGCCGATCGAGGAGGGGGTTGGGCCGATCATGCGCGGAGCATCGCTTCGACCAGCCGGCGCAGGCCTCGTTCAGGTACGCGGCCCGAGCCTTCTCCAGTGCCGCCAGGAATACCGTTTTCGCCGCGCTCTCTGTCGACATAGTGCCCCCGGTTGGTACCCCGTCCCCGCCCACCACACAGCGGAGCCAGGCCCGGGCGAAGGTCCACTGACGGTAGGCAAGGTCGCGGAGTTCGGCGTAGACGAGCAGGAGCAAGTCCACGGCCGCGTCGAGCAATTGTGCCAGTTCGGGCATGCGACCAGTACAAGCCGCGCCCAGCGATCGGCGACGAGAGGGTTACGGGGTGATTACTTCCTTTTGAAGCAACTTTCCAAGGCGGCCGCGTAATACACGTGCGGGTGGCACCGGCCTTGGTAACGTGACGCCAAACGACTTACTCGTTAAACGATCGGGGCGAATGCACCGAGAGGGGCTTGCCCCCGTCTCCGACCTGCAGAGTCGGCGTCTTACTCGTTAGACGACCGGTGCGGCACATCGAAACCAGATCCCCGTGAGGGACTTGCACCCCCATCTCCGCGGTTTATGAGACCAGGCGTCTTACTCGTTAAACGAACGGGGAAACCCTGATAACCTTAGCTTTCTGCGTCTCACTCGTTTATCGCACTACTCACTTTTACTACCTTTATTACTACCGACATACTGTTCGGGTTGCAATTGTCATCGCTCCCGCCCAAAGGTGCAGCATGAGCGGCGGATCGCTGAAGAAGCCGAAGAAGCCCTACGCCGAGTTCCCCCTCACGCCGCACGCCAGCGGCAAGTGGATGAAGAAGATCCGGGGCACTATTCACTATTTCGGTGCCTGGGCGCGCCGGGTCAATGGGAAACTCGTGCGCGCCGAGCGCGACGGCTGGAAAGAGGCACTGGAAGCGTACAAGGCGGTGGCCGACGATCTGCACGCCGGGCGCACACCGCGGGTGAAGAAGGACGGGCTAACAGTCGCGGACTTGGCTAACCAGTTCCTCACGTCGAAGCTGAGGAAGGTCGAGTCCGGCGAACTGAGTCCGAACCTCTTCTACGATTACAGGCTGATAACCGACCTGCTTGTTGCATCGTTCGGATCGACCCGTCTCGTGAACGACCTGGCAGCGGATGATTTCTCTCAGCTCCGGGCAACAATGGCGAAGCGCTGGGGGCCAGTGCGACTGGGTAACAGTGTTACACGGGCAAAGTCGGTGTTCAAATTCGGTTATGAATCCGGCTTGCTCGAACGTCCGGTGCGGTTCGGACCGGATTTTGTTAAACCGGACAAGGCGGTGTTGCGCCGGCACCGGGCCGCTCGCCCCGCGAAACTGTTCGAGCGGAAAGACCTGCTCGCGATGATCGAAGGCAAGGGGGCCACGGATGACGGCGGCGAAAAGATGGTCCGGGCCGATCACACGTTGTGCGCGATGATCCTGCTCGGCGTGAACTGCGGGTTCGGTAACACCGATTGCTCGGAACTGACGTTCACCGCACTGGATCTGAAGAAGGGCTGGATCGACTTCCCCAGACCAAAAACCGGGATCGCGCGTCGGTGCCCACTTTGGTCCGAAACGGTCGCAGCGATCCGTGGCTCGATCGCGGTTCGACGTGAACCCGCTTCCCCAAAGGATGTCAACCGTGTGTTCTTAACGGCGCGCGGAACCCCGTTGATCGTTCAGAAGCGGCCCGGCTACCGAAACGACCTGATCAAGAGCCGCCTTCACCACCTGCTCAAAGTTCTCGGCATCCTGCGCGCGGGGATGAGTTTCTACGCCTTCCGCCACACCTTTGAAACGATCGCTGGCGACTCGAAGGACCAAGTGGCCGTTAACCTCATCATGGGTCACACGGACCCGTCGATGGCCGCGGTGTACCGCGAGCGCATCGACGATGCCCGGCTCCGCGCCGTGGCCGATCACGTGAGGAACTGGCTCTGGCCTGACCGTGCGACCGCTGAGTGACCTGCCGACCTTTCTCGTCCCGGCGAACCCGCTTACCATTCAACAACCGGAGTCGTGGGGAGTCATGACCCCACTGCGGCCGGGCCGAACCGATGCGTTTACCTCGAGTGCGTCGCGACGGCCCGGCTGCCCGGTTTCTCACTATCGAGGATTGCTATGTCGGGTCAAGCCTACCACGGCATCTCTCCCCACATTCCCGCGGATCTTGCTGAATCTTGCGCGGCAGCCGAGCAACTGATTAATAGCGCAATAAGTCTCATCGATTGTGGCCGACTCAAACTCGGCGAGCATGTCTACGAAGCAATTTGCAACCGAATGAGAGGACTTGCGGACACTCGCCTCGTCATTGAACGGGTGCTAATCGACCTGATAACGATCTCCGAAGATGGGTCACGATTTGGTGCGACCTGCGCGCACGAGGCGGCTGTACATTTCTACCAACGCGCTTGGTTAGCCGCACGTGGTTTGGGCAATACCGACTACTCAGAATGGTTGCTTTACCTTGAGTACCGCGACATCAAATGGCCGGATCACGAAGCTATTCGTGTTGCGTGCCGAAGAGAGGCCCATCTCGCTGCTGCGGCCCGTCGCAAAGCGGGTGCACTCCGTGCGGATGCGACCGTCGAAGAACCTCCAGTTCCTGTTCTCTGGTATCACGGCGAACGAAGCTACTCCCTCGATCGTAGCGACCAAAAGGTGGTCCCCCCTCAAGAGCACAATGTTTTACAAGTGTTTCTCCAGAGCCCTGTTGCGAAGACGACGGTCGACCTGGAAAAGACGGTCTCCAACGTAAGTGTTGTCATGAAGAGTTTAGCCAGGAAGTTTGGTCAAGTTCCTGTCGGCCCGATTCGGATGCCGGGCAACAAAGGTGATGGCTACTTCGTTTTAGTAAAGTCTACTTCGCAATCTTGAGTCGCAGTTTATCTACAAGATACCCACGAGCTACCTACCAGATAGTTAACACGCATACACATCCCGCTCCATGCTCCGAAAACTGAGGGTATGGATGCAGCCACTCCTTCCGACCCCCTGTCGCTGATTCGCGAACTCGATGTAGAGGCGCTCGAATCGCGAATCGATCAACTCGATCGCGAGCGACAGGCGCTTCTCATCCTGCTCCGCGCGGCTCGCCGCGCCGCACCTCCGCAACTACCCACCGTGCCGAAAGACGCGACACGAAAGGCGGTGGCCACGTGCTGACCGTCTCTGAACTCGCGAAGAAGTACGGCGTCTCCGAGGCGACCGTTCTCAGTTGGATTGCAACCGGCGAGTTGCGAGCCACAAACGTTTCGCGCAGCGCCCGGTCGAAGCGCCCGCGGTGGCGCATTTCCCAAGCCGCACTCGAAGCGTTCGAGGCCGCACGCACACCGACACCGGTTCAGCCCACGGCTCGACGCTCCAAGCGACCAGACGGGGTGATCGAGTTTTACCGCTAACCACCGACATCAAACGAGAGGGACAGCATGACGACGGTAATAGACGGGATCGAATTTGACCTGTCCTTGGACGTGGCCGCGGCAGTCGGCGAGCGCCAAGTCGATGTGGAACTCGCGATCAAGGCGATGGTCGAGGCTCTGTGGCGCCCGGACGGCACATCCGATGAGCGGGCCATGCTACTCGCACTCCGGACGCTCCAGGGGTTCGTCGAGACCACCAAAGCGGTGACGGACGCGGTGCTGGCGATCAAGGGTGCGAGTGAGAACTGAGTGGATGCAATTTGCTGTTTCGGTAGGCCCGAAACAGCAACGACCCGTAGGGGACCAAGCCCACGGGCCGCGCTTCTGAATCTGACCAACAGCAACAACAGCAACAGGATTTATCATGTCAAGCGGGAACGTGCGCGTCAAGCGACGTCGCGCCGAGTATTTGGCCCCCGAAGGCCCCAAAAGTCCGCTTTCCCCGCCCTGTCTCGCGGACCGGCTGGAAGCGCTCCAGGACCGCGTTCTGTACCTCGAAGCGGCCCTCCACCACGTCTGTGACCGCCTCGGCATCGATCCCGGCCGGCTCCCCGATCCGTTCGTCTGGGGCGGAAAGGCGGGTGACCAGTGAAGGCAATCGATCGCGTCCTCCGCGCGCTGTCCGAGCGCGGCGAGGTGAAGCAGTGCGGCCGGGAATGGAAGTGCGTCTGCCCGGCTCACGAGGACTCGAACCCGTCGCTCGACGTGTGCGTCGGCGACGACGGCCGGGTTCTGCTGGTGTGCCGCTCGGCCGGTTGCCCCGCGGACCGGATCGTCTCCGCATTGGGCCTCACGATGTCCGACCTGTTCGACCGTGGCTCGGAACCGAAGGCCCGAAAGCAGATCGTTTGCACTTCCGACTACCGGGACGAGAACGGCGTGATGCTGTTCCAGGCCGTGCGGTTCGAGCCGAAAGAGTTCCGCCAGCGGCGCTCGGACGGGAACGGCGGGTGGGTTTGGAAGCTGGAGGGCGTACGGCGAGCTGCGCCGGTGGCGCCGGTACCAAGCCGAGCCGTACCAGTTCACCGAGGACGACCGGTGCCCGAACTGTGGGGTAATCGGGTGCGGGGTGACAGTGATCGAGGAAGTGATCGTGACCCGCGGTCCCAATGGCACCCCGGTCGACGCGCGCGGTATCGAGGTGCAGGTGCCCGCGTCATGAACCGAACAGCCCTGAAGCGATTGGAACAACTCGCGGCACGGCTAACGTGCTCGGCGTGCAAGCGCTCGTTCGCACCGGTCCCGAACCCGCGGCCCCGTCAGTACCAGTTCACCCGGGAAGCGGCCCGCGAACTGGCGGCCTTGGTGCTGCCGGCTCGGGTGACGTGTGTCGGCTGCGACCGGGTCCGCTTCGACATCAACCTGATGCCCAACGAGAGCAAACACCGCGCCCTGGCATTATTCCGAGCCGCACGAGGTACCGAATCGTGAACCGGTCTCGCTTGTTGAAGCTCGAACGGCGCGTGTCACGGGTGAAGTGCCCGCAGTGCGGGAAGGCGCCCGCGGACCGGACCCGAGCGCCCCTGGGCCTGACGCCCGAAGAACGGGCCGAGATCGCCCGGCTGTCGGCCGGTGCGTGGTCCCGGTGCCCCGGGTGCGCGGGCCTGAAGATCGATCTGAGCGGGGTCAATGCCGAGGACCGCAAGCGCGCCGCCGGGATCGTGGCCCGCGCACTCCGGCGCGCGTTGCATCCGAACGACTCAGTGTGAGAGTTACTTGTTACTCGATCGAACCATAACAGGAGAGAGACCGTGATTCAGATCGGCCAGCGCGAGTTCAACCCCGCCGACGTGGTCGGTGTGAGGTTGGCGAACGGGCGGTTGAGCGTGACGCGCGTGTACCACGTCCCCATCGATCGCAATTCGCCGCCAACGGAAACGGTACCGTTCACGGAAACGGTCACGTTCACCGGGCCTAACATCCTCGATGACTACCAGCGCACCGAGCAAGCGATGATCGCGCACCACATCTCCGACGCGAACACCAACGTTTCCGAGTTGACACTCAGCGGGAGCGTGGCTGGGTACGTACCCCACTCAGGGGGCGCTCGGCCCATCATCAACAGAACGTGCCAACTCGTGCCCCAAGGGTGAACCAAACCGTGCGTGCCGGACCGAAATCCGGCACGCACTTCCGTTCGTCGTTCAGTTCCGTGGAGAACATAGATCATGCCCGAAGACCCAGACACCGGAAAGTTGCGGCCGTTTACCGACGACGAGATCGACGCGATGGAGATCCGCACGTTCGGCGTGCGGGATTTCACCCACGGTATGGAAACGCGCAAGGTCGGGGACAACACGCTCCGCAAATCGTTCCACGTGAAGTGGTCCGAGCGGTTCAACTTCTGCGAACGGGTGTGCGGGAACGAGAAGACTTACGTGGACGGAACCGGCCACACCAAGCTGAGCCGGCTCCTGCCCGACGAGAAGTACGGCACCCACTACCCCAACTTCCCGGAGATCATCGCCACCCGCATCGACGGGATCAAGGGTGCCAACGGTCCCGGAATCGACGACGAGGACGGTGTCGTCGGGTACCCGGACGCGCAAGTCGATGTGTTCTACGAGCACGTGCCCTTCGACGTGCGGACCGATGAGGAGATCGAGCTCGACGGCGGGAGCGAACTCAAGCGGTTCGCGTACTACGGCAGCTCACAGGGGCGCGCCGATGCGATCACCGTTCCCGGGGGCGCCATGCGGTACTGGCGCGAACCGGACGACGGGACCGCCCCGCCCCACGGGGTTCCGGTCCCGACCGGGATCAACATCACCCGAGCCGAAGAAGAGTTCACTTACAATTGGGTGCGCCTGCCCTTCGAGGCGTTTGACGTGCTTAGCAACCTGTACGCTCGAATCTATGGGAGCGTGGAAGGGGATCTGCCGTTCATCGGGTGCGTGAATAGCACGCCGATCTTCAACCGGCCGCACGGAACG
This region of Gemmata massiliana genomic DNA includes:
- a CDS encoding HEAT repeat domain-containing protein; its protein translation is MDAALDSLLTELNDPDADVRRRAVFRVSAALSDNPTVRAAVLGALNDSVWCVREAAASVVAQLPDADGSIYAPLFALTLRDPSPHVRRAAAAAIGPRIRPEHDYGRAVRHVFERQRIRAAAALGHIASECTGEAVPLLALCLADAHPKVRLTGLRALTQWEPGAVLPLLPTIVRKCAEADTNIASAARDVCLRVLNDPAAELLRPLLPYPGTNDVAGARTAIAALPTAHALRRTWESLPPPTEEHQTAHRFARHLATVCERVLTEPGNPRQPKAP
- a CDS encoding TIGR02996 domain-containing protein, with the translated sequence MTTLDDTVAYVLANPLESVGHCALLDRMTEEHEDARVALLELVVKHPEHDGVRLAFAEWCERNGDDKRGAFVRASVAKAQIPTCLVTDGGGGAPVAHPDDCEYCAAKFQELLAYVPELSVNKWHRLPRSVRVTTGGIVRGFVECVTCGADDWLAHGDAIRREHPVTRVQLTTALSTAV
- a CDS encoding helix-turn-helix domain-containing protein is translated as MLTVSELAKKYGVSEATVLSWIATGELRATNVSRSARSKRPRWRISQAALEAFEAARTPTPVQPTARRSKRPDGVIEFYR
- a CDS encoding DinB family protein encodes the protein MLISELMVPEFTREMAVTRKLLARVPDDKLDWSPGSGLRTIGWNASHLAEIAGWGPILLQQPELDIAPPGGEAVPPPTKKNVAQLLQHFDANLAGSLAALKGTPDAVMAETWTMKAGGQVLFTMTKGDCLRKWVFSHTAHHRGILSVYLRMAGVPHDSIYESDWTG
- a CDS encoding tyrosine-type recombinase/integrase; the protein is MSGGSLKKPKKPYAEFPLTPHASGKWMKKIRGTIHYFGAWARRVNGKLVRAERDGWKEALEAYKAVADDLHAGRTPRVKKDGLTVADLANQFLTSKLRKVESGELSPNLFYDYRLITDLLVASFGSTRLVNDLAADDFSQLRATMAKRWGPVRLGNSVTRAKSVFKFGYESGLLERPVRFGPDFVKPDKAVLRRHRAARPAKLFERKDLLAMIEGKGATDDGGEKMVRADHTLCAMILLGVNCGFGNTDCSELTFTALDLKKGWIDFPRPKTGIARRCPLWSETVAAIRGSIAVRREPASPKDVNRVFLTARGTPLIVQKRPGYRNDLIKSRLHHLLKVLGILRAGMSFYAFRHTFETIAGDSKDQVAVNLIMGHTDPSMAAVYRERIDDARLRAVADHVRNWLWPDRATAE